A genomic stretch from Telopea speciosissima isolate NSW1024214 ecotype Mountain lineage chromosome 7, Tspe_v1, whole genome shotgun sequence includes:
- the LOC122667781 gene encoding F-box protein SKP2A-like produces MFGEGSKTGDLESCFQKLVVFGGREGKMSGGGVLTEWKDLPMELLLRIVSLVDDRTVIIASGVCTGWRDAICLGLSQLCLSWCNNNMNNLLLSLAPKFTKLQTLTLRQNKPQLQDNVVESIANFCHDLQDLDLSKSFKLTDRSLYALALGCPNITKLNISGCSALSDAALAYLTGFCRNLKFLNLCGCVRAASDRALEAIACNCNQLQSLNLGWCEGVTDIGVMSLALGCPDMRALDLCGCILITDESVIALADRCHHLRSLCLYYCQYITDRAMYSLANSRVKSKHELWESVENGYNEDEGLINLNISQCTALTPSAVQAVCDSFPALHTCPGRHSLIKSGCLNLASVHCACSIQAHRAVSLPHPAH; encoded by the exons ATGTTTGGGGAAGGGTCAAAAACTGGTGATTTAGAATCTTGCTTTCAGAAGCTTGTAGTGTTTGGTGGTAGAGAAGGCAAAATGAGTGGAGGAGGAGTGTTGACTGAGTGGAAGGACCTTCCCATGGAGCTTTTGTTGCGAATTGTTTCGCTTGTTGATGATCGGACTGTGATCATAGCTTCTGGGGTCTGTACTGGCTGGAGAGATGCTATTTGCTTAGGGCTCTCTCAACTCTGCCTGTCATG GTGCAATAACAATATGAACAACCTTCTGTTGTCACTTGCCCCCAAGTTCACCAAACTGCAAACTCTAACTTTACGCCAGAATAAACCACAGCTCCAGGATAACGTGGTTGAGAGCATTGCAAACTTCTGCCATGATCTACAAGACTTGGATCTCAGCAAAAGCTTCAAGCTCACTGATCGTTCCTTATATGCATTAGCTCTTGGATGTCCTAACATTACAAAGCTCAACATCAGTGGTTGTTCAGCCTTGAGTGATGCTGCCCTTGCATATCTTACTGGCTTCTGCagaaacttaaaattcttaaatcttTGTGGATGCGTAAGAGCTGCATCTGACAGAGCTCTGGAG GCCATCGCTTGTAATTGCAATCAGTTGCAGTCTCTGAATCTGGGTTGGTGTGAGGGTGTAACTGATATAGGAGTGATGAGCCTGGCACTTGGATGCCCGGATATGAGGGCCCTGGACTTGTGTGGTTGTATCCTCATAACAG ATGAGAGTGTAATAGCATTGGCAGATAGGTGCCACCATCTGAGATCTCTTTGCCTGTACTACTGCCAGTATATTACAGACAGAGCCATGTATTCTCTGGCCAACAGTCGGGTGAAGAGCAAGCACGAGCTGTGGGAATCTGTGGAAAATGGGTACAACGAGGATGAAGGGCTCATTAACCTCAATATCAGCCAGTGCACGGCTCTGACTCCTTCAGCTGTTCAGGCTGTGTGCGACTCATTCCCTGCACTTCACACATGCCCCGGAAGGCATTCCCTCATAAAGAGCGGTTGTCTCAACCTAGCATCTGTGCACTGTGCCTGTTCTATTCAAGCCCATCGTGCGGTGAGCCTCCCTCATCCTGCACATTGA
- the LOC122668176 gene encoding putative methyltransferase DDB_G0268948, with amino-acid sequence MAVSFAPEIYVNARPTYPSEWYSKLAALTPNRTLVWDAGTGNGQAAIGVAEHYEQVIATDVSEGQIKHAMPHPKVRYVHAPLSMSEDELVSLIGGEGSVDLVTVAEAVHWFDLPSFYSLVNRVLRKPEGIIAVWGYKHFTLNPVFDSVMNRFIETAMPYFNPNYLYIRDSYRTLPFPFESVGFGSEGNPLMLDLPQELSFDGLLKLLSSWSALKTAKERGVDLLTEDVVKEFESAWGSHDHSNLTRTVNRKAFMIAGKPRI; translated from the exons ATGGCTGTTTCTTTCGCGCCGGAGATATATGTGAACGCAAGGCCAACGTATCCCAGCGAATGGTACTCGAAGCTTGCAGCGCTTACCCCTAATCGGACCTTGGTTTGGGATGCCGGCACCGGCAATGGCCAAGCAGCAATTGGG GTCGCTGAGCACTATGAACAAGTAATTGCAACAGATGTGAGTGAAGGCCAAATAAAGCATGCAATGCCGCACCCAAAGGTTCGTTATGTTCATGCCCCACTCTCCATGTCTGAAGATGAATTGGTATCACTGATAGGAGGTGAAGGGTCAGTTGATCTGGTCACTGTGGCTGAAGCTGTACATTGGTTCGATCTACCAAGCTTTTATTCTCTTGTTAATCGCGTATTAAGAAAACCCGAAGGTATAATCGCTGTTTGGGGTTACAAGCACTTCACCCTAAATCCGGTTTTCGATTCAGTCATGAATCGTTTCATTGAGACTGCTATGCCTTACTTCAATCCAAACTATCTTTACATTAGAGATTCTTATAGAACACTTCCTTTTCCATTCGAGAGTGTGGGTTTTGGATCAGAAGGTAATCCATTGATGCTTGACTTGCCTCAAGAGTTGTCATTTGATGGGTTATTGAAATTGTTAAGCTCATGGTCTGCACTCAAAACAGCTAAAGAACGTGGTGTTGATTTGTTAACTGAAGATGTGGTTAAAGAGTTTGAGAGTGCATGGGGTAGTCATGATCATTCTAATTTGACAAGAACTGTGAATCGCAAGGCTTTTATGATTGCAGGAAAACCAAGGATTTAA